In the Carassius auratus strain Wakin chromosome 50, ASM336829v1, whole genome shotgun sequence genome, one interval contains:
- the cep290 gene encoding centrosomal protein of 290 kDa isoform X1, translated as MPPAADWKLLMGVDPEDLGEDDEKICDLILLVKARDLKADDPEKIIQLFRISQTLLRMKLDEIKCAYEVVDSAGVEQARIENELKAKVLKLEGELEMAQRVMGGGDTRFLRDEIHQLESHLERKEREVTQLEKEMGKERKANEELALRAEEAEEKNRKLKREIKQLAKKNEQLQQDVEFYRKEAEQREPLQTKEESNEIQRRLTKANQQLYQCMEDLQHAEDMAANLKSENEHLQKNLEESVKEMENMTDEYNKMKIAVQQTDAIMDQLRKERDHAKLQVRELNEQIQARVEEDDPVMAAVNAKVEEWKSVLSGKDMEILEYQQMIRDLREKLRAAQMDSDKSNIIALQQVIYELCGAVQERDNQIKMLSEQVEQYTTEMEKNAVLIEDLKKPLKKDKGHVSVQQRRLEDLSTKLQEAERRALEAERAAQLAEHDARDKDKELNDTLSRIRLYESGTDGLEAAITEIKECKNQIRVRDREIESMIKEINQLEIKINNLLDENEDLRERLGLNPKEELDLSEFRRSKVLKQRQYKAENQVLLKEIERLEEERLELKQRIRALVKNKGTSVVSSSLLEDNVEEKPSRSFRERLISGSTDEEMKHKNERLQKELSNKEKELELKRTESAQFKARLNEMLNENKQLEQGMKEILQAIQDAQKKTSTSTGVSIPSLERLVNALEMKYSEGKFDANLHLRTQVDQLTGRNDELRQEMKAAREEAASTLNQLTKANEKIARLESEVEAVSKSTGTSIPYKSLALPEEMTPTNAEVISTLNEYMVQLLQEIKNKEDSIEQLSLALEDFKRKYAVIRHQQGLLYKEYQSERESWQKERDSFAELKSKLEEQREVDTVKIKEYNHWLEALEKGPNEIRRELAETARKMTVLRVNEKCLTRRYTTLLELEQHLRKENGKLKDDFTRMEAAVTERIGYLQRFKEMAAFKMATLQKSLDYSVPASELERANKQYTELTVKYRNLLQKDNHLVQKTTTLEHLEKENVSLLERINSINKELEISKEKLHTLEQAWENISTTGGENSMEKAAKALANSEIVSVSRRITTLEMKELNERQRAEHAQKMYEHLRNSLKQVEERNFELETKFAELTKLYLEAQRTERELRDELADSVSKDINDADRKRITELEKADADLRIEASKLREVSDIAKMQVSALEARQQSREKEVESLRRQVLDYQAQSDEKALIAKLHQHIVALQLSETTAISQLEAAKTRLQKREAQKLRIEQQMDAQQQALWHARQEGHQRARHLRHTIQALRRQFSGALPLAQQEKFSNTMLQLQEDKARAREEAQKAEEERRKAEGKAQELELKLKGLEVLIATLKDAKGAQKVIEWHKKLEEVRLLEMRQSRELGAQREEIKYLRNIVAEQERSISGLEEELVQQNNLLEERQLIWDQREVQLERQLDTYEKQQNEVLSTAQKFEDATGSLPDPNQPLAHQLDYALGKIKEHIRTILETKATCKILEEKLKEKEAALWTSEQNVLSRDKVINELRLRLPAAAEREKLLADLSKQEDSDSQPTLKVAHQTINNLQGRLDQKEEVLKKYQNLLAKARQEQEEIAKRHEEEVRALHQKLDVYMDTSLDRFKQTALELMKKPTITVPTNKHLVRLAEMEQTVAEQDNSLSSLTHKLKVVTTELDQQKQVTAAQAMEQAAEIARLEERHVAQTKGLSQEAEELRAQLIQMEKELHYLRTELEAQKEANVRSPSNTMKNLMERLKTQLALKEKQLKALSKALLELRAELTSQAEQQIIANAAQKEEALNVQQIVDKQTKELRARVKDLNEELQLAKDGVRAAKARENSLREELENLNKDLQRSQKTQNKLQSEKETLEDQLNELKKKIQRLSSGLQSQVESDGPTVEALQKKIRKLEQELDRNSISEPADKRSVLKEDKSFKEEILRWEEGKKWQARVEKVRSVLKEKEKEVESLSKQLTTIKELYSRLEQEKVGLQKKLKGRGVSADQVVGARTLEADREIEELQRRNAELEQQMKVIKQQQALPRDAAIEDITIRNRYLEERLHSLESQLSKESPSRPSKKHVASPPKLSWSSKVVHSMTFDISEGEKTRSSLVNDTIPGKEVVPEKEIEVTEDKATQTSFRSMSEAKVSQDEEKTVGYRELQEQIKAANTDNVGERVADVEPEDLFNDNKSEQEEDNKKEVEKDIEEPDEIQGGQEEDIVVAERAQEEMNTNGDAEELDSGLTYQEITDNPLEEDQLENENANAEESRTQTEPGILKQDRDEEQEPEEQHIESLKSDGDPSQKVKTSEGSKELEEEEEAALGTVDAKLLPEEPTIDKITSFIAEEDVDHILNENVKCSLTKELNTGVIKTQLDVLDILGSVESEVISFNDKEQRMKSKVKTRKQTSGRGSGTPSQREHELQKENLKLSTQILELRFQLEQANKDLPRLKDQVSDLKEMCSVLKKEKAEVEKRLSYVRGSGRSGKTVPELEKTIALMKKVVEKVQRENESLKKTSEANVQEQLATLEQDHEKLKSENEKLKRKQEEQLKARLESKTKGIEKIMMENERLRKDIKKEAEAAEKLRVAKASLEVANEKLKAELEETSERLLLAQSKGPSLEGADSKTWKSSVVSRLFENKMKGLESEITKKNSSISELKVQLKEANEKQQATQHTVSQLKEQVELLKNIPLEATTDEGLAREYQSQRLATKQLEREKAQLLRQIQWYDEQFGTSKAGPGYRELQEQIKAANTEKKKLQDEVKKLTRELENFDPTFFEELEDLKYNYNLEVKKNIILEEQLKKLSDQFGVAVPIDVSIS; from the exons CTGGCTCTCCGTgctgaagaggcagaagaaaagaACAGGAAACTAAAAAGAGAG ATAAAGCAGCTTGCAAAGAAG AACGAGCAGCTGCAACAGGATGTGGAGTTCTACAGAAAggaagcagagcagagagagcctCTTCAGACCAAAGAGGAGAGCAATGAGATTCAGAGGAGACTTACCAAAGCCAACCAACAGCTCTACCAGTGCATGGAAGACCTGCAG CATGCCGAGGACATGGCTGCCAACCTGAAGAGCGAGAATGAGCACCTGCAGAAGAATTTGGAGGAGTCTGTGAAGGAGATGGAGAACATGACCGATGAATACAATAAGATGAAGATCGCAGTCCAGCAGACGGATGCCATCATGGATCAGCTGAGAAAAGAGAGAGATCATGCCAAGCTTCAG GTCAGAGAGCTAAATGAACAAATCCAGGCTCGAGTTGAAGAGGACGACCCAGTGATGGCTGCTGTAAATGCCAAAGTGGAGGAGTGGAAG agTGTTTTATCAGGGAAAGATATGGAAATTTTGGAGTATCAGCAGATGATCAGAGACTTGAGGGAGAAACTTCGAGCTGCTCAGATGGACTCTGACAAAAGCAACATTATTGCACTGCAGCAG GTCATATATGAACTATGTGGC GCCGTGCAAGAGAGGGACAACCAGATCAAGATGCTGTCCGAGCAAGTCGAGCAGTACACAACAGAAATGGAAAAGAATGCTGTGCTCATTGAGGACCTGAAGAAACCACTTAAGAAAGATAAAGGTCACGTCAGCGTGCAGCAGCGTAGGTTGGAAGACTTGAGCACTAAGCTCCAGGAGGCTGAAAGAAGAGCTCTGGAGGCTGAGCGTGCCGCCCAATTGGCTGAACATGATGCCAGGGACAAAGACAAAGAGCTTAATGACACCCTCAGTCGAATCCGTCTCTATGAGTCT GGGACAGATGGTTTGGAAGCTGCCATCACTGagatcaaagaatgtaaaaatcAAATCCGAGTGAGAGACCGGGAAATCGAATCCATGATAAAAGAGATAAACCAGCTGGAGATCAAAATCAACAACCTGCTAGATGAGAATGAAGACCTACGAGAACGCCTTG GATTAAATCCAAAGGAAGAACTGGATTTGAGTGAATTCCGCAGATCAAAGGTTTTGAAGCAGAGACAGTACAAAGCAGAGAACCAGGTCCTGCTGAAAGAG ATTGAGCGTCTGGAGGAGGAAAGGCTCGAGCTGAAACAACGCATTCGTGCGCTGGTGAAGAACAAAG GCACATCAGTAGTTAGTAGTTCCCTTCTTGAAGACAATGTTGAAGAAAAGCCCAGCAGATCTTTTAGAGAGAGGCTTATCTCTGGATCCACAGATGAAGAGATGAAACACAAA aatgagcGTCTGCAGAAAGAGCTGAGCAACAAAGAGAAAGAACTTGAGCTCAAGAGAACAGAATCGGCCCAGTTCAAAGCCAGAT tgAATGAAATGCTGAATGAGAATAAACAGCTGGAGCAGGGCATGAAGGAGATCCTGCAGGCCATCCAGGACGCTCAGAAGAAAACCTCCACATCCACCGGTGTCAGCATTCCCAGCCTGGAGAGACTTGTCAAT GCTCTGGAGATGAAGTACTCAGAGGGAAAGTTTGATGCAAACCTCCACCTCAGAACACAGGTGGATCAGCTAACCGGCCGCAACGACGAGCTACGGCAAGAGATGAAGGCAGCTAGAGAGGAGGCAGCAAGCACTCTCAATCAGTTAACAAAAGCTAATGAGAAG ATTGCTCGCTTGGAAAGTGAGGTTGAAGCGGTGAGCAAATCAACTGGCACTTCTATCCCTTACAAGTCATTAGCTCTGCCTGAAGAGATGACACCAACTAATGCTGAGGTCATCAGCACTCTCAACGAGTACATGGTACAGCtcctacag GAGATCAAAAACAAAGAAGATTCCATTGAGCAGCTCAGTTTGGCTCTGGAAGACTTTAAAAGGAAATATGCAGTGATCCGCCATCAACAAGGACTGCTATACAAGGAGTATCAAAG CGAGAGGGAGTCttggcagaaagagagagactcttttGCCGAACTGAAATCCAAACTCGAGGAACAAAGGGAGGTGGACACAGTTAAAATCAAAGAGTACAAT CACTGGCTTGAGGCTCTTGAAAAGGGCCCGAATGAGATCAGACGGGAGCTGGCCGAGACAGCCCGCAAAATGACGGTTCTCCGGGTGAATGAGAAATGTCTGACACGACGTTATACGACTCTGCTTGAGCTCGAGCAACACTTGAGGAAGGAGAATGGCAAACTGAAGGATGATTTCACTCGAATGGAGGCTGCTGTAACTGAAAGAATCGGCTACCTGCAGAGGTTCAAG GAAATGGCAGCCTTTAAAATGGCCACATTGCAGAAATCCCTTGACTATAGTGTTCCTGCATCAGAGCTGGAGAGAGCCAACAAACAGTACACTGAGCTCACCGTCAAGTACAGAAACCTCCTACAGAAAGACAATCACCTTGTTCAGAAGACAACCACACTAGAGCACTTGGAG AAGGAGAATGTGTCTTTACTTGAGCGCATTAACTCTATCAATAAAGAGCTTGAGATCAGCAAGGAGAAGCTTCACACTTTGGAGCAGGCTTGGGAAAACATCAGCACGACTG GTGGGGAGAACAGCATGGAGAAGGCAGCTAAAGCCCTGGCCAACAGCGAGATTGTGTCTGTGTCCAGACGCATCACAACACTGGAGATGAAGGAGTTAAATGAAAGGCAAAGGGCCGAACATGCTCAGAAGATGTACGAGCACTTGAGGAACTCCCTTAAACAGGTGGAAGAGCGCAACTTTGAGCTAGAGACCAAGTTTGCTGAG CTCACAAAATTATACCTGGAGGCCCAGCGGACAGAGCGGGAGCTCAGGGATGAGCTGGCGGACAGTGTTAGCAAAGACATCAACGATGCCGATCGCAAGCGAATCACCGAACTGGAGAAAGCAGATGCAGACCTGCGGATCGAAGCGTCCAA ATTGCGGGAAGTGTCGGATATCGCTAAAATGCAAGTGTCTGCTCTGGAGGCCAGACAGCAGTCCAGAGAGAAGGAGGTTGAAAGCCTGAGGAGACAGGTGTTGGACTACCAG GCTCAGTCCGATGAAAAGGCCCTTATCGCCAAACTCCACCAGCACATTGTCGCTCTCCAGTTGAGCGAGACCACAGCCATCAGCCAACTGGAAGCTGCCAAAACACGCCTGCAGAAACGTGAAGCACAGAAGCTCCGAATCGAACAGCAGATGGATGCTCAGCAGCAGGCACTGTGGCATGCGAGGCAGGAGGGTCACCAGCGGGCCAGACATCTCCGCCACACCATCCAGGCTCTCCGCAGACAGTTCTCAGGAGCCCTGCCGCTGGCCCAACAGGAGAAGTTTTCCAACACCATGCTCCAACTGCAAGAGGACAAGGCACGGGCCAGGGAGGAAGCTCAGAAggcagaggaggagaggaggaaagCAGAAGGAAAAGCACAAGAACTGGAGCTAAAGCTGAAGGGGTTGGAAGTGCTCATCGCAACACTGAAAGATGCCAAAGGAGCTCAGAAA GTGATTGAGTGGCATAAGAAACTAGAGGAAGTTCGTCTGTTGGAAATGAGGCAGAGCAGAGAGCTTGGTGCCCAGCGGGAAGAGATCAAATACCTCAGGAACATTGTGGCCGAGCAGGAACGCTCCATCAGTGGCCTGGAAGAGGAGCTGGTGCAGCAGAATAAC CTTCTCGAGGAGCGGCAACTCATCTGGGATCAGAGAGAGGTGCAATTGGAGCGCCAACTCGACACCTATGAGAAACAGCAGAATGAAGTCCTAAGCACAGCCCAGAAG TTTGAGGATGCCACAGGCTCTCTACCGGATCCAAATCAGCCTTTAGCGCACCAGTTAGACTACGCTCTAGGAAAAATCAAAGAGCACATTCGTACCATCCTTGAGACAAAAGCCACCTGCAAAATTCTGGAAGAG AAGCTGAAGGAAAAAGAAGCTGCTTTGTGGACATCGGAACAAAACGTCTTATCCAGAGACAAAGTGATCAATGAACTGAGGCTTCGCCTACCTGCAGCTGCTGAGAGAGAGAAACTCCTAGCTGACCTGAGCAAACAAGAGGACTCTGACAGCCAGCCCACCCTGAAGGTCGCCCACCAGACCATTAATAACCTACAGGGGCGTCTGGATCAGAAAGAAGAGGTTCTCAAGAAGTACCAGAACCTGTTAGCAAAGGCCCGTCAG GAGCAGGAAGAGATTGCCAAAAGGCATGAGGAAGAGGTCAGGGCCCTGCATCAGAAACTGGACGTCTATATGGACACATCACTGGACCGTTTCAAACAGACCGCTCTG GAGCTAATGAAGAAACCCACCATCACTGTACCGACCAATAAGCACTTAGTGCGGTTGGCAGAAATGGAACAGACGGTGGCCGAGCAGGACAATTCGCTCTCCTCACTGACCCACAAGCTGAAGGTCGTCACCACAGAGCTGGACCAACAGAAACAGGTGACTGCAGCACAAGCCATGGAGCAGGCTGCAGAAATAGCCAG ACTTGAGGAGAGACATGTTGCCCAAACGAAGGGTCTGTCCCAGGAGGCAGAAGAGCTGAGAGCTCAGCTCATTCAGATGGAGAAAGAGCTGCATTACCTCCGCACGGAGCTGGAGGCCCAGAAGGAGGCTAATGTCAGGTCGCCATCCAACACCATGAAGAACCTCATGGAGCGGTTGAAGACTCAGTTGGCCCTGAAGGAGAAACAGCTGAAG GCTCTCAGTAAGGCTCTCTTGGAGCTTCGTGCAGAGTTGACATCTCAAGCAGAACAGCAGATCATCGCCAATGCTGCTCAGAAGGAAGAGGCCCTCAATGTTCAACAGATTGTCGACAAGCAGACCAAGGAACTAAGG GCACGTGTAAAGGACCTTAATGAGGAGCTCCAGCTGGCTAAAGATGGCGTACGAGCAGCAAAAGCCAGAGAAAACTCACTGAGGGAGGAGCTGGAGAACTTAAACAAGGATCTGCAGAGGAGCCAGAAAACACAGAACAAGCTGCAGAGTGAAAAAGAGACTCTGGAGGATCAGCTGAATGAGCTGAAGAAGAAGATCCAGAGACTCAGCAGTGGCCTACAG TCTCAGGTCGAGAGTGATGGACCCACAGTTGAAGCTCTTCAGAAGAAGATCCGTAAGTTGGAGCAGGAGCTGGACAGGAATAGCATCTCGGAGCCTGCAGACAAGAGGAGCGTCTTGAAGGAGGACAAG TCCTTCAAAGAGGAAATCTTGAGATGGGAGGAAGGTAAAAAGTGGCAGGCCAGGGTGGAGAAAGTGCGGAGCGTTCtcaaagagaaggagaaagaagtGGAATCTCTGTCTAAACAATTAACAACAATCAAAGAGCTTTACAGCAG GTTGGAGCAGGAGAAGGTGGGTCTCCAGAAGAAACTAAAGGGCAGAGGAGTGTCTGCAGATCAGGTAGTTGGAGCACGGACCCTCGAGGCTGACAGAGAGATTGAGGAGCTACAAAGAAGGAATGCTGAATTGGAGCAGCAAATGAAAGTGATAAA GCAGCAGCAGGCTTTGCCCCGTGATGCCGCAATTGAGGATATCACCATCAGGAACCGTTATCTTGAGGAGAGGCTTCACTCCCTGGAGAGTCAACTGTCCAAAGAATCTCCATCCAGACCATCT aaaaaacatgTGGCATCACCGCCTAAGCTCAGTTGGTCCTCAAAAGTTGTTCATTCCATGACTTTCGATATTAGTGAAGGTGAAAAAACTCGGTCTTCATTAGTAAATGACACAATCCCTGGAAAGGAAGTAGTCCCTGAAAAGGAAATAGAAGTTACAGAGGATAAAGCAACTCAGACTTCATTTAGAAGCATGAGTGAAGCAAAAGTGAGTCAAGATGAGGAAAAGACTGTAGGATACAGAGAGCTCCAGGAACAAATCAAGGCAGCAAATACTGATAATGTTGGAGAGAGAGTTGCAGATGTAGAACCAGAAGATCTGTTCAATGACAACAAAAGTGAACAGGAAGAAGACAACAAAAAAGAGGTTGAGAAAGATATAGAGGAACCAGATGAGATTCAAGGAGGACAAGAGGAAGATATAGTAGTGGCTGAACGTGCACAGGAAGAAATGAATACTAATGGAGATGCAGAAGAACTAGATTCTGGACTGACATATCAAGAGATCACAGATAACCCTCTTGAAGAAGATCAGCtggaaaatgaaaatgcaaatgcagaaGAAAGCAGGACTCAGACAGAGCCAGGGATATTAAAACAGGACAGAGATGAGGAGCAAGAACCTGAAGAACAACATATCGAGTCTTTGAAATCTGACGGTGATCCAAGCCAAAAGGTGAAAACATCTGAAGGATCTAAAGagcttgaagaagaagaagaagcagcacTCGGCACAGTTGATGCCAAACTATTGCCTGAAGAACCAACAATAGACAAGATCACGTCCTTCATCGCTGAGGAAGACGTAGACCATATTTTAAATGAGAATGTAAAATGTTCCCTCACTAAGGAGTTGAACACAGGTGTTATTAAAACTCAACTTGATGTCTTGGACATTCTTGGATCTGTAGAATCAGAGGTCATCAGCTTTAATGACAAAGAACAGAGAATGAAAAGCAAAGTGAAAACTCGAAAG CAGACGTCTGGCCGTGGTTCTGGTACGCCATCTCAAAGAGAACATGAGCTCCAAAAAGAAAACCTCAAGTTGTCCACACAGATCCTGGAGCTTCGATTCCAACTGGAGCAAGCAAACAAGGACCTACCTCGAttaaaa GATCAGGTGTCTGACCTCAAAGAGATGTGCAGTGTTTTGAAGAAGGAGAAAGCTGAAGTGGAGAAGAGGCTCAGCTATGTTCGTGGG TCTGGGCGCAGTGGGAAAACCGTACCTGAACTGGAGAAGACCATCGCACTGATGAAGAAGGTAGTGGAGAAAgtacagagagagaatgagagctTAAAGAAGACATCAGAGGCCAATGTGCAGGAGCAGCTTGCTACACTGGAACAAGACCATGAGAAACTTAAG TCAGAAAATGAAAAGCTGAAACGAAAACAAGAGGAACAGTTAAAAGCAAGACTTGAGTCAAAAACCAAGGGCATTGAGAAAATCATGATGGAAAATGAACGCTTACGTAAAGATATTAAaaag GAAGCAGAAGCTGCAGAAAAGCTGAGGGTTGCAAAAGCCAGCCTTGAAGTAGCCAATGAGAAACTAAAGGCAGAGCTTGAGGAGACCAGTGAGAGGCTCTTATTAGCACAGTCGAAGGGGCCGTCTCTAGAGGGGGCAGACAGCAAGACCTGGAAATCTTCAGTTGTGTCCAG GTTATTTGAAAACAAGATGAAAGGTCTTGAGAGTGAAATCACTAAGAAAAACTCCAGCATTTCCGAGCTGAAGGTACAGTTGAAAGAGGCGAACGAGAAACAGCAGGCCACACAACACACTGTCAGCCAGCTAAAGGAACAA GTGGAACTGCTTAAAAACATCCCTTTGGAAGCCACCACAGATGAAGGCCTTGCCAGAGAGTATCAGTCCCAGAG ACTGGCCACTAAACAACTTGAGAGGGAAAAAGCTCAACTTCTTCGCCAGATTCAATGGTACGATGAGCAGTTTGGAACCAGCAAAGCAGGACCAG GATACAGAGAGCTCCAGGAACAAATCAAGGCAgcaaatactgaaaaaaagaagtTACAG GATGAAGTGAAAAAGCTGACCAGAGAGCTGGAAAACTTTGACCCGACATTTTTCGAGGAACTTGAGGATCTTAAGTACAATTACAATCTGGAGGTGAAGAAGAACATCATCCTGGAGGAGCAGCTGAAGAAGCTGTCGGATCAGTTTGGCGTAGCAGTTCCCATCGACGTGTCTATCAGCTAA